A single genomic interval of Litoreibacter ponti harbors:
- the ilvC gene encoding ketol-acid reductoisomerase — translation MRVYYDRDCDVNLIKDKKVAILGYGSQGHAHALNLRDSGAKNLCVALREGSPSKAKAEGEGLQVMEIAEAAAWADVIMFTMPDELQAETYKKYVHDNIKPGAAIAFAHGLNVHFGLIEPKEGIDVIMMAPKGPGHTVRGEFTKGGGVPCLVAVDNDASGKALEIGLSYCSAIGGGRSGIIETNFREECETDLFGEQAVLCGGLVELIRMGFETLVEAGYAPEMAYFECLHEVKLIVDLIYEGGIANMNYSISNTAEYGEYVSGPRVLPYDETKARMKAILTDIQTGKFVRDFMQENAVGQPFFKGTRRINDEHQIEATGETLRGMMPWISAGKMVDKAKN, via the coding sequence ATGCGCGTTTACTACGATCGCGATTGCGATGTGAACCTGATCAAGGACAAGAAAGTCGCCATTCTGGGCTACGGCAGCCAAGGCCATGCCCACGCGCTGAACCTGCGTGACAGCGGCGCGAAAAACCTGTGCGTGGCGCTCCGCGAGGGATCGCCGTCGAAAGCCAAGGCCGAAGGTGAAGGCCTGCAGGTCATGGAAATCGCCGAAGCCGCCGCATGGGCCGACGTCATCATGTTCACCATGCCCGACGAGCTTCAGGCCGAGACCTACAAGAAATACGTCCACGACAACATCAAGCCGGGCGCAGCCATCGCCTTCGCCCACGGCCTGAACGTGCATTTCGGCCTGATCGAGCCGAAAGAAGGCATCGACGTCATCATGATGGCCCCGAAAGGCCCCGGCCACACCGTGCGCGGCGAATTCACCAAGGGCGGCGGCGTGCCCTGCCTGGTCGCGGTGGACAATGATGCGTCCGGCAAGGCGCTGGAGATCGGTCTGAGCTATTGCTCCGCGATCGGTGGTGGCCGCTCCGGCATCATCGAAACGAACTTCCGCGAAGAGTGCGAGACCGACCTTTTCGGCGAGCAGGCCGTGCTATGCGGCGGCTTGGTCGAGCTGATCCGCATGGGCTTTGAGACCCTGGTCGAGGCTGGCTACGCCCCCGAAATGGCCTATTTCGAGTGCCTACACGAGGTGAAGCTGATCGTGGACCTGATCTATGAGGGCGGCATTGCCAACATGAATTACTCGATCTCAAACACCGCCGAGTATGGTGAATATGTCTCCGGCCCGCGCGTCCTGCCCTATGACGAGACCAAGGCGCGGATGAAGGCGATCCTGACCGACATCCAAACCGGGAAATTTGTGCGTGACTTCATGCAGGAAAATGCCGTCGGCCAGCCCTTCTTCAAAGGCACGCGCCGCATCAACGATGAGCACCAGATCGAGGCCACCGGCGAAACCCTGCGTGGCATGATGCCCTGGATTTCGGCTGGCAAGATGGTCGACAAGGCGAAGAACTAA
- a CDS encoding dihydroneopterin aldolase, whose protein sequence is MSSDIRLAFAHPSERAEATAGELRDRISLRDHIREVEIGAFQQERGTLQRVCFNVVVEVRLPELTGAGGVDDDVDKILSYDTITEAIDRGLAAERLNLLETLAALVAEDILTDPRAARVFVRIEKLDRGPGALGVEIVRDRTMITPVEEASADVIPLVVLLGNSVIGSQRLGAVLDQLEARGAPVILCVPAGAAKAPEAAHPAAQRRIDLLAMEQNAWVLAARDKRCVVVGTRTELDWAIKQGQMSVWAPSKMVLDATDAPAGDAPEALADWLARAFSADAVLNLPDLAACEALSA, encoded by the coding sequence ATGAGTTCTGACATTCGACTGGCCTTCGCGCATCCGTCCGAGCGGGCGGAGGCGACCGCCGGCGAGCTGCGCGACCGCATCTCCCTGCGCGACCACATCCGCGAGGTCGAGATCGGCGCATTCCAGCAGGAACGCGGCACGCTGCAGCGGGTCTGCTTCAATGTTGTGGTCGAGGTCCGCCTGCCGGAGCTGACCGGTGCGGGCGGCGTTGACGACGATGTCGACAAGATCCTGTCCTACGACACCATCACCGAGGCCATCGACCGCGGGCTGGCCGCCGAGCGGCTGAACTTGCTGGAGACGCTGGCGGCGCTGGTGGCCGAAGACATCCTGACCGATCCGCGCGCAGCGCGGGTCTTTGTGCGGATCGAGAAGCTCGACCGCGGCCCCGGTGCGCTCGGCGTCGAGATCGTGCGCGACCGCACGATGATCACGCCCGTGGAAGAGGCGAGCGCGGATGTAATCCCGCTCGTGGTTCTGCTGGGCAATTCCGTGATCGGATCACAGAGGCTCGGCGCGGTGCTGGATCAGCTGGAGGCGCGCGGCGCGCCGGTGATCCTGTGCGTGCCTGCGGGTGCGGCGAAGGCGCCGGAGGCCGCGCATCCCGCCGCGCAGCGCCGGATCGACCTCTTGGCGATGGAGCAGAACGCCTGGGTGCTCGCCGCGCGCGACAAACGCTGCGTGGTGGTCGGAACGCGAACAGAGCTCGACTGGGCGATCAAGCAGGGGCAGATGAGCGTCTGGGCCCCGTCGAAAATGGTGCTGGATGCGACCGATGCGCCCGCGGGCGATGCGCCAGAGGCGCTGGCCGATTGGCTGGCACGCGCGTTTTCCGCCGATGCGGTGCTGAACCTGCCCGATCTGGCCGCGTGCGAGGCGCTTTCGGCGTGA
- a CDS encoding Lrp/AsnC family transcriptional regulator: MNWDATDFAILRSLAADAAQSAGAVGRQLGLSQPATWRRIRKLQEAGVLAGRRVDLDAEALGFGVTVFLGVKLATKGRVSLEDFERAVTAIPEVQTVQHVLGLYDYRLRVVARDLSDFERVLRRRIMTLPGVGDVEANVLLSEERLPGPIG; the protein is encoded by the coding sequence ATGAATTGGGACGCGACTGACTTCGCCATTTTACGCAGCTTGGCGGCGGATGCCGCGCAGTCCGCGGGGGCCGTAGGACGCCAGCTGGGCCTGTCGCAACCGGCGACTTGGCGGCGCATCCGCAAGTTGCAGGAGGCGGGCGTTTTGGCGGGCCGCCGCGTTGATCTCGATGCCGAGGCATTGGGCTTCGGCGTCACCGTGTTTCTTGGTGTCAAGCTGGCCACTAAGGGCCGGGTTTCGTTGGAAGATTTCGAACGCGCCGTGACTGCGATACCGGAGGTGCAGACGGTGCAGCACGTGCTCGGGCTCTATGATTATCGGCTGCGCGTCGTGGCGCGGGATCTGTCGGATTTCGAGCGCGTGTTGCGGCGACGGATCATGACGCTGCCGGGGGTGGGCGATGTCGAGGCGAATGTCTTGCTCAGCGAAGAGCGACTTCCCGGGCCGATTGGCTAA
- a CDS encoding Lrp/AsnC family transcriptional regulator has protein sequence MLDDADRRLLRQMQADPEAPVSELAERCAMQPGTAARRLERLRESGVLKGQHAVIDWQQLGFAVEVSLRFTLDKTNPRAFDEFLEQARRIPEVIAIQTFLGRVDVRLSVIARDMGHYQSLYRDQILTLPHISELEALMHVATIKTAERLPI, from the coding sequence ATGCTCGATGATGCCGACAGACGTTTACTGCGCCAGATGCAGGCCGACCCGGAAGCCCCCGTTTCCGAGCTTGCGGAGCGTTGCGCGATGCAACCCGGCACCGCGGCCCGAAGGCTGGAGCGTCTGCGCGAGAGCGGTGTACTCAAGGGGCAGCACGCGGTTATCGACTGGCAGCAACTGGGTTTCGCGGTGGAGGTGTCGTTGCGGTTCACGCTCGACAAGACCAACCCGCGCGCCTTTGACGAATTCCTTGAACAGGCGCGGCGCATCCCGGAAGTGATTGCGATCCAGACCTTCCTCGGTCGCGTCGATGTGCGCCTGTCGGTGATCGCTCGCGACATGGGGCATTACCAAAGCCTTTACCGCGACCAGATTTTGACCCTGCCGCATATCTCCGAACTGGAGGCTTTGATGCATGTGGCGACGATCAAAACCGCCGAACGGCTGCCGATATGA
- the glmM gene encoding phosphoglucosamine mutase, with protein sequence MARKFFGTDGVRGRANAYPMTAEMAMKLGAAAGRYFRKDQKRHRVVIGKDTRLSGYMFENALTAGFTSTGMDVLLLSPVPTPAVGMLTTSMRADVGVMISASHNPHYDNGIKFFGPDGFKLSDEDELAIEALLDTEIEPAQSHNIGRAKHIYDGRYRYGERVKSTLPPGMTLNGLKVVIDCANGAAYKTAPEILWELGAEVVPVGVSPNGFNINEGCGSTDVTTAAEAVVAHGADVGLCLDGDADRIMVLDETGAVADGDQLMALLATSWAEADRLKGGALVATVMSNLGLERHLDAHGLRLERTGVGDRYVVERMRAGGFNLGGEQSGHIVMTDYATTGDGLLAGLQFLAAMKKSGKPASALVRQFERVPQMLQNVRFEAGQMPLEDATVKAAISDAEGRLEGRGRLLIRKSGTEPLIRVMAESEDEGLLTQVVGDVVASVEAATA encoded by the coding sequence ATGGCGCGAAAATTCTTTGGAACCGACGGTGTGCGGGGGCGCGCGAACGCCTACCCGATGACCGCAGAGATGGCCATGAAACTGGGGGCGGCCGCGGGCCGCTACTTCCGCAAGGACCAAAAGCGCCACCGGGTGGTGATCGGCAAGGACACGCGCCTGTCGGGCTACATGTTCGAGAATGCGCTGACGGCAGGCTTCACCTCGACGGGGATGGATGTCTTGCTGCTGTCGCCGGTCCCGACCCCTGCGGTGGGGATGCTGACGACCTCGATGCGGGCGGATGTGGGGGTGATGATCTCGGCCTCGCACAATCCGCATTACGACAATGGCATCAAGTTCTTCGGCCCTGACGGATTCAAGCTGAGCGACGAGGACGAGCTGGCCATCGAGGCGCTGCTCGACACCGAGATCGAGCCTGCTCAAAGCCACAATATCGGCCGCGCCAAGCATATCTATGACGGTCGCTACCGCTACGGCGAGCGGGTCAAATCGACCCTGCCGCCCGGCATGACGCTGAACGGGCTCAAGGTGGTGATCGACTGCGCCAATGGTGCGGCTTACAAGACCGCCCCGGAAATCCTTTGGGAGCTCGGCGCGGAAGTGGTGCCTGTGGGCGTGTCGCCCAACGGCTTCAACATCAACGAAGGCTGCGGGTCGACCGATGTGACCACCGCTGCGGAGGCCGTTGTGGCCCACGGGGCCGATGTGGGGCTGTGCCTTGATGGCGATGCCGACCGGATCATGGTGCTCGACGAGACCGGCGCGGTGGCCGATGGTGATCAGCTGATGGCGCTGCTCGCGACCTCCTGGGCGGAGGCGGATCGGCTGAAGGGCGGCGCTTTGGTGGCAACCGTGATGAGCAATCTCGGGCTGGAGCGACATCTTGATGCCCACGGCCTGCGGCTGGAGCGCACCGGCGTCGGCGACCGCTACGTGGTCGAGCGGATGCGCGCGGGCGGCTTCAACCTGGGCGGCGAGCAGTCGGGCCATATCGTCATGACCGATTACGCCACGACGGGCGACGGCCTGCTGGCAGGGCTGCAATTCCTGGCGGCGATGAAGAAATCCGGCAAGCCTGCCAGCGCGCTGGTGCGCCAGTTCGAGCGGGTGCCGCAGATGCTGCAAAACGTGCGGTTCGAGGCGGGGCAGATGCCGCTGGAAGATGCGACGGTCAAGGCCGCGATCTCTGACGCCGAAGGGCGGCTTGAGGGGCGCGGGCGTCTGCTGATCCGCAAATCCGGTACCGAGCCGCTGATCCGCGTCATGGCCGAGAGCGAAGATGAAGGCTTGCTCACGCAGGTGGTGGGCGACGTGGTCGCCTCTGTCGAGGCGGCTACCGCCTGA
- a CDS encoding DMT family transporter: protein MTSPSPEHPGALNWALIILLGLIWGGAFMSVRLSLDGFGPWTVAAGRTMLGAAALAVIGTLLGQGPHKVGNVRGWSYSAVIGAGAIALPFVLLSWGQQFVPSAFAGVAMGAVPLLVLPLVYLFSPEEGIGPRRILGMILGFVGLYILIGPGAVARTGEENEWLGRLACLAAAACYACGSVITRRAPKMPPIAFATASMLVAAVILVPVALLIEGWPARFPVSPTLALIYAALFPTALAAVIRVRVITTAGSLFMSLTSYQVPVWSVILGVTLMGEQLPPQLFLALAIILAGIGLSQYRALAAMLRR, encoded by the coding sequence ATGACCTCTCCCTCCCCCGAACATCCCGGAGCCCTGAACTGGGCGCTGATCATACTGCTGGGGTTGATCTGGGGCGGTGCGTTCATGTCGGTGCGCCTGTCACTGGATGGGTTCGGGCCGTGGACCGTGGCGGCCGGGCGCACTATGCTCGGTGCGGCGGCCCTTGCGGTGATTGGAACGCTGCTGGGCCAAGGTCCGCACAAGGTCGGCAATGTACGCGGCTGGAGCTACAGCGCCGTAATCGGCGCGGGCGCGATCGCCTTGCCCTTCGTGTTGCTAAGTTGGGGGCAGCAATTCGTCCCCTCCGCCTTCGCGGGCGTGGCGATGGGGGCCGTGCCGCTGCTGGTGCTGCCATTGGTCTACCTGTTTTCGCCCGAGGAGGGCATCGGCCCCCGCCGCATCCTTGGCATGATCTTGGGCTTTGTCGGCCTCTACATCCTGATCGGCCCGGGCGCGGTGGCGCGCACGGGCGAGGAGAACGAATGGCTCGGGCGTCTTGCCTGTCTGGCTGCGGCGGCTTGCTACGCCTGCGGATCGGTCATCACCCGCCGCGCGCCGAAGATGCCGCCCATCGCCTTTGCCACCGCGTCGATGCTGGTCGCTGCCGTGATCTTGGTGCCCGTCGCGCTTCTGATCGAAGGCTGGCCCGCGCGCTTCCCGGTCTCGCCCACATTGGCGCTGATCTATGCCGCCCTGTTCCCCACCGCTCTGGCGGCAGTGATCCGCGTGCGGGTGATCACCACGGCCGGGTCGCTGTTCATGAGTCTGACGAGTTATCAGGTGCCGGTCTGGTCGGTGATCCTTGGCGTCACGCTGATGGGGGAGCAGTTGCCTCCGCAGCTGTTCCTCGCGCTCGCCATCATCCTCGCGGGCATCGGCCTCAGCCAATACCGCGCGCTGGCGGCGATGCTCAGGCGGTAG
- a CDS encoding putative PEP-binding protein, with the protein MLDRLNFERITPTAAIQRRLHGTRAKCLQRLIRLGMPVPDTVALSIPLVRSIAAGQQPDMKALLEHFGSWPVLSVRASTVEQDWGGPSTVLNIGMNRTNEAFFASRLGADAAKALHLKFIKSYAVDVARLDDEIFDIEDLTVAKALDAYEMETDEAFPEDIEIQLAQVLKSMARAWEGTSARLLRMSKGAPEDAGLGLVVQRMAFGMGKGESGAGVIQFVNSDTGKPQEVGRYKRQSQGRDALSSGEGDALYLTRDKRGPSLQDSQPEVFDALCELGAVARKGLREEMQIEFTVEGGTLHILDAVAAPRSARAEVRIATDLAKDGVISREDAVMRIEPRAIGELLHPQVAGSAKRDVFARGIAASPGAATGKLVFDAMAAQTSASQGEACILVRRETSPEDVRGMHAAKAILTERGGANGHAAVIARGLGLPCVTGATSIDVDTKKRTVTSEDGRVLSEGDVVTLDGSSGQVLAGSVPLVEAGIGGAFRELLGWADAVRDIGVRANADTPEDANVAEMFNAEGIGLCRTEHMFFGEDRLTVLREAVFAEDDTDRAAALSRLLPMQRADFLAMFLIMAPRPVCLRLFDPPLHEFLPSTREGILQLADALDMSAREVQARIEDLSEQNPMLGLRGVRLGITMPEIYEMQARAIFEAAIEASVGGVAVVPEIMIPLVSAKREVELVKSRIDAVAADVMSETGKTVEFRLGVMVETPRAALRAGDIATHASFLSFGTNDMTQMTYGLSRDDAGRFMSDYVNQGVFPEDPFLALDQDGVGELLALASERGRIVREKLTLSVCGEHGGDPESIAFCRSLGMDYVSCSPYRVPIARLAAAQLAIREPGGDDDRFEFPED; encoded by the coding sequence ATGTTGGACCGCCTAAACTTTGAGCGCATTACGCCCACCGCCGCCATTCAGCGGCGCCTCCATGGCACACGGGCGAAATGTCTGCAGCGCCTGATCCGGCTCGGCATGCCCGTGCCGGACACGGTGGCGCTGTCGATCCCGCTGGTGCGCTCCATCGCCGCCGGGCAACAGCCTGATATGAAGGCGCTGCTGGAGCATTTCGGCAGCTGGCCGGTGCTGTCCGTGCGTGCCTCCACGGTGGAGCAGGACTGGGGCGGGCCGAGCACGGTGCTCAACATCGGGATGAACCGCACCAACGAGGCGTTCTTCGCCTCGCGGCTGGGCGCGGATGCGGCCAAGGCGCTACACCTGAAATTTATCAAATCCTACGCCGTGGACGTGGCGCGGCTGGATGACGAGATTTTCGACATCGAGGACCTGACCGTCGCCAAGGCGCTGGACGCCTACGAGATGGAGACTGACGAGGCCTTCCCGGAAGATATCGAGATCCAGCTGGCGCAGGTGCTGAAATCCATGGCGCGGGCGTGGGAGGGGACTTCGGCCCGGCTACTGCGCATGTCCAAGGGCGCGCCGGAAGATGCCGGTCTGGGCCTTGTGGTGCAGCGCATGGCGTTTGGCATGGGCAAGGGCGAGAGCGGCGCGGGGGTGATCCAGTTCGTCAACTCCGACACCGGCAAGCCGCAGGAAGTGGGCCGCTACAAGCGCCAGAGCCAGGGGCGCGACGCGCTGAGCTCGGGCGAGGGCGATGCGCTCTACCTAACCCGCGACAAGCGCGGGCCGTCCCTGCAAGACAGCCAGCCGGAGGTCTTTGATGCTTTGTGCGAGCTGGGCGCGGTCGCGCGCAAGGGGCTGCGCGAAGAGATGCAGATCGAGTTCACCGTCGAAGGCGGCACGCTGCACATCCTTGATGCCGTCGCGGCCCCGCGCTCGGCGCGCGCGGAGGTGCGTATCGCGACCGACCTGGCCAAGGACGGGGTGATCAGCCGCGAAGATGCGGTGATGCGGATCGAGCCGCGCGCCATTGGCGAGCTGCTGCACCCGCAGGTCGCAGGCAGCGCCAAACGCGACGTGTTCGCACGCGGGATCGCCGCGAGCCCGGGGGCCGCGACGGGCAAGCTGGTGTTTGACGCGATGGCCGCCCAGACCTCGGCCTCCCAGGGCGAAGCCTGCATTCTGGTGCGGCGCGAGACCAGCCCGGAAGATGTGCGCGGCATGCACGCCGCCAAGGCGATCCTGACCGAACGGGGCGGGGCCAACGGGCATGCCGCCGTGATCGCGCGCGGCCTTGGCCTGCCTTGCGTGACGGGGGCGACCAGCATCGATGTGGACACCAAGAAGCGCACCGTGACGTCCGAGGATGGCCGCGTGCTGAGCGAAGGGGACGTCGTGACGCTGGATGGCTCGTCGGGGCAGGTGCTTGCGGGCAGTGTCCCGCTGGTCGAGGCGGGCATCGGCGGCGCCTTTCGGGAGCTATTGGGCTGGGCCGACGCAGTGCGCGACATCGGCGTGCGCGCCAACGCCGACACGCCCGAGGATGCCAACGTCGCCGAGATGTTTAACGCCGAAGGCATCGGGCTGTGCCGCACGGAGCACATGTTCTTCGGGGAGGACCGCCTGACGGTGCTGCGCGAGGCGGTGTTTGCCGAGGACGACACCGACCGGGCGGCGGCGCTGTCGCGTCTGTTGCCGATGCAGCGGGCGGATTTCCTGGCGATGTTTTTGATCATGGCGCCGCGCCCGGTCTGCCTGCGTCTGTTCGACCCGCCCTTGCATGAATTCCTGCCCTCGACCCGCGAGGGCATCCTGCAGCTGGCCGACGCGCTCGACATGAGCGCGCGGGAAGTGCAGGCCCGGATCGAAGATCTGTCCGAGCAAAACCCGATGCTGGGCCTGCGCGGGGTCCGGCTGGGCATCACCATGCCGGAAATCTACGAAATGCAGGCGCGTGCCATCTTCGAGGCCGCGATCGAGGCTTCCGTGGGCGGGGTCGCCGTGGTGCCCGAGATCATGATCCCGCTGGTCTCTGCCAAGCGAGAGGTCGAGCTGGTCAAATCCCGCATCGATGCGGTGGCGGCGGACGTGATGTCGGAGACCGGCAAGACCGTGGAATTCCGCCTGGGCGTGATGGTGGAAACCCCGCGCGCAGCCCTGCGGGCGGGCGACATCGCCACCCATGCGAGCTTCCTGAGCTTTGGCACCAACGACATGACCCAGATGACCTACGGGCTGTCGCGCGACGACGCGGGGCGCTTCATGTCGGACTATGTCAATCAGGGCGTTTTCCCGGAGGACCCGTTCCTGGCGCTCGACCAGGACGGGGTGGGGGAGCTTCTGGCGCTCGCCTCGGAGCGGGGGCGCATCGTGCGCGAGAAGCTGACCTTGTCGGTCTGTGGCGAGCACGGCGGCGATCCCGAGAGCATCGCGTTCTGCCGCTCGCTGGGCATGGATTACGTATCCTGCTCGCCGTACCGGGTGCCCATCGCGCGGCTGGCCGCGGCGCAACTGGCGATTCGCGAGCCGGGCGGCGACGACGACCGCTTCGAATTCCCAGAAGACTGA
- a CDS encoding cell wall hydrolase yields MSIFSVTKGVFAALAAAAICATAALAEGPLAKSTGFNPALLAAESLQRQQMASLSPERLTRISTPMSRSGGTPGRLVTSAAGINALPKATGGPQWQCLTEALYFEARGETVKGQIAVAEVILNRVSSPRFPDTVCGVINQGTGRKYACQFTYTCDGNPETIHEPRAYERVGKIARMMLDGAPRTLSGGATFYHTTAVSPSWARKFRRTARHGVHLFYARS; encoded by the coding sequence ATGAGTATTTTTTCCGTGACCAAGGGCGTTTTCGCCGCGCTGGCCGCCGCCGCGATTTGTGCGACCGCCGCTTTGGCCGAGGGGCCGCTGGCCAAATCCACAGGCTTCAACCCGGCGCTTCTGGCCGCCGAGAGCCTGCAACGCCAGCAGATGGCGAGCCTGTCACCTGAACGCCTGACGCGCATTTCCACGCCCATGTCGCGCTCTGGCGGGACCCCGGGTCGGCTGGTGACCTCCGCCGCCGGGATCAACGCATTGCCGAAAGCCACGGGCGGGCCGCAATGGCAGTGCCTGACCGAGGCGCTCTATTTCGAGGCCCGCGGCGAGACGGTCAAAGGCCAGATCGCTGTGGCCGAGGTGATCCTGAACCGTGTCAGCTCGCCGCGCTTCCCCGATACGGTCTGCGGCGTGATCAATCAGGGCACCGGGCGCAAATACGCGTGCCAGTTCACCTATACCTGCGACGGCAACCCCGAGACGATCCACGAGCCACGTGCCTATGAGCGGGTGGGCAAGATCGCCCGGATGATGCTCGACGGCGCGCCTCGCACCCTGTCGGGCGGGGCCACCTTCTACCACACCACCGCCGTCAGCCCGAGCTGGGCGCGCAAGTTCCGCCGCACGGCACGGCACGGGGTGCATTTGTTCTACGCGCGCTCCTGA
- the folP gene encoding dihydropteroate synthase yields the protein MALFFRPILEHDPYRPASALSLPGTPLWFDRVEPIERGVRHSPVPVADLPPQAVEPIIAPRAPLMGLPMDRPWLMGVLNVTPDSFSDGGKHNAPEDAAARARQMVAEGADILDIGGESTRPGAELVPVEEEIARTVPVIRALRAGGVTTPISIDTRKAQVARAALEAGASMLNDVSALSFDPAMADVAASSGVPICLMHAQGDPKTMQAAPTYDDVVLDVFEHLHARIAVARDAGIAPGNIIVDPGIGFGKTQEHNLALMRGLGLFHSLGCRILLGVSRKRFIGNIAGVDRAEDRAAGSVALALEGLRQGVQIIRAHDIEAHRQAFALWRAVHV from the coding sequence ATGGCCCTCTTTTTCCGCCCGATCCTGGAGCATGATCCCTACCGCCCCGCCAGCGCCCTGTCGCTGCCGGGCACGCCCTTGTGGTTCGACCGGGTCGAGCCGATCGAGCGTGGGGTGCGGCACAGCCCGGTCCCCGTCGCCGATCTTCCCCCGCAGGCCGTGGAGCCGATTATCGCGCCGCGCGCGCCGTTGATGGGGTTGCCGATGGACCGGCCGTGGCTGATGGGGGTGCTCAACGTCACGCCGGACAGCTTCTCGGATGGCGGCAAGCACAACGCGCCGGAGGATGCCGCGGCGCGCGCGCGGCAAATGGTGGCCGAAGGTGCGGATATCCTTGATATAGGGGGCGAGAGTACACGGCCCGGCGCAGAACTGGTGCCCGTTGAAGAAGAGATTGCCCGCACCGTTCCGGTGATCCGCGCGCTGCGCGCGGGCGGCGTGACCACACCGATCTCGATTGATACGCGCAAGGCTCAGGTCGCCCGGGCGGCGCTGGAGGCGGGCGCGAGCATGCTCAACGACGTCTCCGCGCTAAGCTTCGATCCCGCCATGGCCGACGTGGCGGCGTCAAGCGGCGTGCCGATTTGCCTGATGCACGCGCAAGGCGATCCCAAGACCATGCAGGCCGCGCCGACCTATGACGATGTCGTGCTCGACGTGTTCGAGCATCTGCACGCGCGCATTGCGGTGGCCCGCGATGCCGGGATCGCGCCCGGGAACATCATCGTCGATCCCGGCATCGGCTTTGGCAAGACGCAGGAGCACAACCTCGCCCTGATGCGGGGCCTGGGCCTGTTTCACAGCCTTGGCTGCCGCATCCTGCTGGGGGTCTCACGAAAGCGTTTCATCGGTAACATTGCGGGAGTGGATCGGGCGGAAGACCGCGCAGCCGGGTCGGTGGCCTTGGCGCTCGAGGGGCTCAGGCAGGGTGTTCAGATTATCCGCGCCCATGATATAGAGGCCCACAGGCAGGCCTTCGCCCTTTGGCGGGCCGTGCACGTCTGA